The following proteins come from a genomic window of Triticum aestivum cultivar Chinese Spring chromosome 6A, IWGSC CS RefSeq v2.1, whole genome shotgun sequence:
- the LOC123128977 gene encoding uncharacterized protein isoform X2, whose translation MKGAQDRKQKKKQDLQVLAPFPGCLGRVINMFDLSNGVVATKMLTDKAHRDVSPAGKDRSGSFKMASNQFPAQMEDKHRDSQQRRSSPTKRSNSPTNRSGVSPVKMLMEQDMWREGVPDDEPLNVVARLMGLNDAPSVHQSDLGSGRRFSKEDDGRNVKPKKESRCHQNQKAGTRHEETWRRDQPSKIDSSKNRHQGNDPSCERRMSLVREKFAEAKRLATDEKLLHSKEFQEALQFLSSNKDLFLKFLDEPTPLLSNNHYGFDPVAPPSEIKQITILKPAESVKRKGNIHAGRQLYSEGNEAEGNRCWRHQSLNVNPANSTLSEPTRIVVLKPGLPKSHEDMIPVSSLESSTEPDSDDDSVMAVDETVSSRRLAKEITWQMRMRLKDSQDEDSSVSYEYHDTYVENSSFSKSEVETAKEVSGEISEDLEFGTPTSGRSWDFLSRSDSPYSASCSSRASNRREPSVVKEAKRRILERWSVVSSTVSGEEERGARRSVGTLGEMLTIPEGKKDQEECGGITLESRSPELDTADPFSCLPRSRSLPVSLSYGGRESNRVAVGSQEADNEKSRKSSSFRERVSSLFSKNKKSAREKLGPPGVLSANNTLKNGSAMAISDGSEGSSHFTLENPHKTTLLDADEDALQRIMASSCHTNNVASIPAKGVSPLPSLGVPGFFGESQEQPSPVSVLDPDGPFLCDNNRRLLYSTENFITASPQIVSRSPHIGSFSRSLSWEDPPSEVMSPNSLRLARLFSKADDDQDSLTIIQKLVSSAGMDRKSCVLASPLDPRLLEKLSDHQAEEIKSREKRSKERLLFDAVNEALTELTWTTELSAYPWGRTFCSQRKDRDDDSSCNSAADEIWRVIRNWSILDKYPPGEVIERNLLLEMILKREVVETATADTTRLETFEVCAMVCTVVLEDLLEEALVDLTNST comes from the exons ATGAAAGGGGCTCAGGAtaggaagcagaagaagaagcaggaccTGCAGGTGCTGGCGCCATTCCCCGGCTGCCTCGGCAGGGTCATCAACATGTTCGACCTCAGCAACGGCGTCGTCGCCACCAAGATGCTCACCGACAAGGCGCACCGAGACG TTTCTCCGGCTGGCAAGGACCGGAGCGGTAGTTTCAAGATGGCGAGCAATCAGTTTCCGGCTCAGATGGAAGATAAACAT AGAGACAGTCAGCAAAGGAGGAGCTCTCCAACGAAAAGATCAAACTCGCCCACCAACAGATCTGGTGTGTCACCCGTCAAGATGCTCATGGAGCAGGACATGTGGAGAGAAGGGGTGCCTGATGATGAGCCTCTCAATGTTGTTGCCAGGTTGATGGGTCTGAACGACGCACCATCCGTCCACCAATCTGATTTGGGATCAGGAAGACGGTTCAGTAAGGAAGACGATGGCCGAAATGTCAAGCCAAAGAAGGAAAGCAGATGCCATCAGAACCAGAAGGCAGGCACGCGGCATGAGGAGACATGGAGACGTGATCAGCCTTCGAAGATCGATAGCAGCAAGAACAGACACCAAGGaaatgatccttcttgtgagaggAGAATGTCCCTTGTCCGCGAGAAGTTTGCTGAAGCAAAACGTCTGGCTACGGACGAGAAGCTTCTCCATTCAAAGGAGTTCCAAGAAGCGTTGCAGTTTTTGAGCTCAAATAAAGACTTGTTCCTGAAGTTCCTAGATGAGCCAACTCCTCTGTTATCAAACAATCATTATGGGTTCGATCCTGTTGCACCACCTTCAGAAATAAAGCAAATAACCATACTGAAACCAGCAGAATCAGTGAAGAGAAAGGGCAACATTCATGCCGGGAGGCAGCTATATTCAGAGGGAAATGAAGCTGAAGGCAACAGATGCTGGCGCCACCAGAGCTTAAATGTCAACCCGGCAAATTCAACTTTGTCCGAACCAACAAGAATTGTAGTACTAAAGCCAGGACTTCCAAAGTCTCATGAAGATATGATCCCAGTGTCCTCATTAGAATCATCAACAGAACCAGATAGTGACGACGATAGTGTGATGGCAGTTGATGAAACAGTATCCTCAAGAAGACTGGCCAAGGAGATCACTTGGCAGATGAGGATGCGCTTAAAAGATAGCCAGGATGAAGATAGTTCGGTCTCTTATGAATACCATGATACTTACGTTGAAAATAGCTCCTTTAGTAAGTCAGAGGTTGAAACTGCTAAAGAAGTGTCTGGTGAAATAAGTGAGGATCTGGAGTTTGGTACTCCCACATCTGGCCGTTCCTGGGATTTCCTGAGCCGGAGTGACAGTCCTTACTCTGCATCATGTTCTAGTCGGGCATCCAATCGGCGTGAACCGTCGGTGGTTAAGGAAGCCAAAAGGCGGATTTTGGAGAGATGGTCGGTGGTATCGTCAACTGTTAGCGGTGAGGAAGAAAGGGGAGCACGTAGAAGTGTCGGCACTCTAGGTGAGATGCTCACAATCCCTGAAGGGAAAAAGGATCAGGAGGAGTGTGGGGGAATAACATTAGAGAGCAGATCGCCTGAGCTGGATACTGCAGATCCTTTCTCATGTTTGCCAAGGTCTCGGTCTCTTCCAGTTTCTTTGTCTTATGGAGGCAGGGAGTCGAACAGAGTTGCCGTTGGTTCTCaggaagctgacaatgaaaaaagTAGGAAGTCATCATCATTCAGGGAAAGAGTTTCCAGCCTGTTCTCTAAAAACAAGAAATCAGCTCGGGAGAAGTTAGGTCCACCTGGAGTTTTGTCTGCTAATAATACACTCAAGAATGGAAGTGCCATGGCTATTAGTGATGGTAGTGAAGGCTCTAGCCATTTTACACTGGAGAATCCACATAAAACTACTTTGCTTGATGCTGATGAGGATGCTCTGCAAAGAATCATGGCTAGTTCTTGTCACACTAATAATGTGGCCAGCATCCCTGCCAAG GGTGTTTCTCCTTTGCCAAGTCTTGGTGTCCCAGGATTCTTTGGTGAGTCTCAAGAGCAACCAAGCCCTGTGTCCGTACTGGACCCGGATGGACCGTTTCTCTGTGATAACAATAGGAGGCTACTGTACTCAACTGAAAATTTCATCACCGCATCCCCAC AAATCGTGTCCAGGTCTCCACATATCGGATCATTTTCAAGATCCTTGTCATGGGAAGATCCCCCATCAGAAGTGATGTCACCAAATTCTTTGAGACTAGCAAGGCTTTTCTCCAAGGCTGATGATGATCAAGACTCGTTGACGATTATCCAGAAGCTAGTCTCCTCAGCTGGCATGGATAGAAAAAGTTGCGTATTAGCCAGCCCTCTGGACCCAAGGTTGCTTGAGAAgttgtcagatcaccaagcagagGAGATCAAGTCGAGGGAAAAGCGGTCAAAAGAGAGGCTTCTCTTTGATGCCGTCAATGAGGCGCTCACCGAGCTTACTTGGACAACAGAACTGTCCGCGTACCCATGGGGCCGGACATTTTGTTCGCAACGCAAAGATCGTGATGATGATTCCTCCTGTAACTCCGCCGCCGATGAAATTTGGCGGGTTATAAGGAACTGGTCGATACTCGACAAGTATCCGCCCGGCGAAGTCATCGAGAGGAACCTTCTGCTGGAGATGATCCTGAAGAGGGAGGTGGTGGAGACCGCCACCGCCGACACGACGCGGCTAGAGACGTTTGAAGTCTGCGCCATGGTTTGCACGGTGGTTTTGGAGGACCTGCTTGAGGAGGCCCTTGTAGATTTGACTAACAGCACCTAG
- the LOC123131345 gene encoding putative F-box/FBD/LRR-repeat protein At5g62970, with the protein MESPSSPAPATPPATGDDCFAMKKWQFKLRKPSPAIHSARQWRVVQSAKPQRRMRDHDAPIMSTAHQLHAHEPSRDAMSPCSGSLNKTMCTQDVEQTVQNCDWISTLPDDILIKILSLLTVSDAAMTDCLSTRWRHLWKNVDCLIFDLYSLRMPESEICYYHQKPCLRKAQVTKFVRKTNGFLRNHYGNRIKEFTIRFPLTSVNASELDHWIRFAASASTEKLCLDFYDKNRSSCLDIFPDEPYNFILSPFSNGRGCQLGELTLSNCSLGTTPENLSGFACLHFLKLSRVSLADAAVSNIISSCCALRSLIIEFCDQLFHLTITCSQLLNLNVEFCNDLSSVCIHADNLDKFAYKGHNVNIEYKYAPFLDIIRVYFTEMDECPLDFISALPKLPKLETLILQCPAPVQVPRALRHTFRFTNLKMIVFFLLKSWKECICSLAYLLKAAPLLEYFGVHGFSKLKEQPNELNMTWPEDLTFARLHIIVIKGFSGEPELMELLYFLLRRAPALKSLQVETRAYEPFFVRKEKHKSEDQERCRYATEMASTHLAPKVPSTVAFSIT; encoded by the exons ATGATTGTTTCGCAATGAAGAAGTGGCAATTTAAACTGCGGAAACCTTCCCCGGCTATTCATTCAGCGCGACAATGGCGTGTCGTTCAATCCGCCAAGCCGCAACGGCGCATGCGTGATCATGATGCTCCAATTATGTCAACAGCGCATCAGTTGCATGCACATGAGCCGTCACGCGATGCTATGTCGCCCTGTAGTGGATCCCTAAACAAGACGATGTGCACGCAAGATGTTGAGCAGACTGTCCAG AACTGTGATTGGATCAGTACATTGCCAGATGACATTTTAATCAAAATTCTTTCCCTGCTGACAGTAAGCGATGCTGCAATGACTGACTGTCTTTCCACTAGATGGAGACACCTCTGGAAAAACGTTGACTGTCTCATCTTTGACCTCTATAGTCTCAGGATGCCAGAGTCAGAAATCTGTTATTACCATCAAAAACCATGTCTGCGGAAAGCTCAAGTAACAAAGTTTGTTCGCAAAACGAATGGCTTTTTGCGCAATCATTATGGCAATAGAATCAAGGAATTCACTATCAGATTCCCATTAACCTCAGTCAATGCTTCTGAGCTGGACCACTGGATTCGGTTTGCAGCTTCAGCCTCTACAGAAAAACTCTGTCTTGACTTTTATGACAAGAATCGCTCGAGTTGCCTTGACATTTTCCCTGATGAGCCTTATAACTTCATATTATCACCATTTTCAAATGGGAGAGGTTGCCAGTTGGGCGAGCTAACTCTGTCCAACTGCAGTTTAGGAACAACGCCTGAAAATCTCAGTGGCTTTGCTTGTCTTCATTTCCTTAAACTCAGCCGTGTGTCATTAGCTGATGCAGCTGTTTCAAATATTATTTCCAGTTGCTGTGCTCTCCGAAGCTTGATTATAGAGTTCTGCGATCAATTGTTTCATTTGACGATTACTTGTTCACAATTGCTGAATTTGAATGTTGAATTCTGCAATGACTTAAGTAGTGTCTGTATTCATGCTGACAATCTTGACAAGTTCGCGTACAAGGGACACAATGTAAATATCGAGTACAAATATGCACCATTTCTTGATATAATCCGTGTTTATTTCACGGAGATGGATGAATGCCCTCTAGACTTCATAAGTGCGCTTCCTAAGCTTCCAAAGTTGGAAACGTTGATCTTGCAATGTCCTGCGCCTGTACAA GTACCTCGTGCGCTGCGGCACACTTTCAGGTTTACTAATTTGAAGATGATCGTCTTCTTTCTGCTGAAATCTTGGAAAGAGTGCATTTGCTCGCTTGCGTATCTCCTTAAAGCAGCTCCGTTACTCGAATACTTCGGGGTGCAT GGGTTTTCCAAGCTTAAGGAACAACCTAATGAGCTCAACATGACATGGCCTGAGGATTTGACATTTGCGAGGCTCCACATTATCGTAATCAAAGGGTTTAGCGGGGAACCGGAACTGATGGAGCTCCTCTACTTTCTGCTGAGAAGGGCGCCCGCACTGAAGAGCTTGCAAGTCGAGACGCGTGCATATGAGCCATTTTTCGTCAGGAAGGAGAAGCACAAGTCGGAAGACCAAGAAAGGTGCCGTTACGCTACGGAGATGGCCTCGACCCACCTGGCTCCTAAGGTTCCATCCACCGTGGCGTTCAGCATCACCTGA
- the LOC123128977 gene encoding uncharacterized protein isoform X1, producing the protein MMSSSGSEMKGAQDRKQKKKQDLQVLAPFPGCLGRVINMFDLSNGVVATKMLTDKAHRDVSPAGKDRSGSFKMASNQFPAQMEDKHRDSQQRRSSPTKRSNSPTNRSGVSPVKMLMEQDMWREGVPDDEPLNVVARLMGLNDAPSVHQSDLGSGRRFSKEDDGRNVKPKKESRCHQNQKAGTRHEETWRRDQPSKIDSSKNRHQGNDPSCERRMSLVREKFAEAKRLATDEKLLHSKEFQEALQFLSSNKDLFLKFLDEPTPLLSNNHYGFDPVAPPSEIKQITILKPAESVKRKGNIHAGRQLYSEGNEAEGNRCWRHQSLNVNPANSTLSEPTRIVVLKPGLPKSHEDMIPVSSLESSTEPDSDDDSVMAVDETVSSRRLAKEITWQMRMRLKDSQDEDSSVSYEYHDTYVENSSFSKSEVETAKEVSGEISEDLEFGTPTSGRSWDFLSRSDSPYSASCSSRASNRREPSVVKEAKRRILERWSVVSSTVSGEEERGARRSVGTLGEMLTIPEGKKDQEECGGITLESRSPELDTADPFSCLPRSRSLPVSLSYGGRESNRVAVGSQEADNEKSRKSSSFRERVSSLFSKNKKSAREKLGPPGVLSANNTLKNGSAMAISDGSEGSSHFTLENPHKTTLLDADEDALQRIMASSCHTNNVASIPAKGVSPLPSLGVPGFFGESQEQPSPVSVLDPDGPFLCDNNRRLLYSTENFITASPQIVSRSPHIGSFSRSLSWEDPPSEVMSPNSLRLARLFSKADDDQDSLTIIQKLVSSAGMDRKSCVLASPLDPRLLEKLSDHQAEEIKSREKRSKERLLFDAVNEALTELTWTTELSAYPWGRTFCSQRKDRDDDSSCNSAADEIWRVIRNWSILDKYPPGEVIERNLLLEMILKREVVETATADTTRLETFEVCAMVCTVVLEDLLEEALVDLTNST; encoded by the exons ATGATGAGCTCCAGTGGCTCCGAG ATGAAAGGGGCTCAGGAtaggaagcagaagaagaagcaggaccTGCAGGTGCTGGCGCCATTCCCCGGCTGCCTCGGCAGGGTCATCAACATGTTCGACCTCAGCAACGGCGTCGTCGCCACCAAGATGCTCACCGACAAGGCGCACCGAGACG TTTCTCCGGCTGGCAAGGACCGGAGCGGTAGTTTCAAGATGGCGAGCAATCAGTTTCCGGCTCAGATGGAAGATAAACAT AGAGACAGTCAGCAAAGGAGGAGCTCTCCAACGAAAAGATCAAACTCGCCCACCAACAGATCTGGTGTGTCACCCGTCAAGATGCTCATGGAGCAGGACATGTGGAGAGAAGGGGTGCCTGATGATGAGCCTCTCAATGTTGTTGCCAGGTTGATGGGTCTGAACGACGCACCATCCGTCCACCAATCTGATTTGGGATCAGGAAGACGGTTCAGTAAGGAAGACGATGGCCGAAATGTCAAGCCAAAGAAGGAAAGCAGATGCCATCAGAACCAGAAGGCAGGCACGCGGCATGAGGAGACATGGAGACGTGATCAGCCTTCGAAGATCGATAGCAGCAAGAACAGACACCAAGGaaatgatccttcttgtgagaggAGAATGTCCCTTGTCCGCGAGAAGTTTGCTGAAGCAAAACGTCTGGCTACGGACGAGAAGCTTCTCCATTCAAAGGAGTTCCAAGAAGCGTTGCAGTTTTTGAGCTCAAATAAAGACTTGTTCCTGAAGTTCCTAGATGAGCCAACTCCTCTGTTATCAAACAATCATTATGGGTTCGATCCTGTTGCACCACCTTCAGAAATAAAGCAAATAACCATACTGAAACCAGCAGAATCAGTGAAGAGAAAGGGCAACATTCATGCCGGGAGGCAGCTATATTCAGAGGGAAATGAAGCTGAAGGCAACAGATGCTGGCGCCACCAGAGCTTAAATGTCAACCCGGCAAATTCAACTTTGTCCGAACCAACAAGAATTGTAGTACTAAAGCCAGGACTTCCAAAGTCTCATGAAGATATGATCCCAGTGTCCTCATTAGAATCATCAACAGAACCAGATAGTGACGACGATAGTGTGATGGCAGTTGATGAAACAGTATCCTCAAGAAGACTGGCCAAGGAGATCACTTGGCAGATGAGGATGCGCTTAAAAGATAGCCAGGATGAAGATAGTTCGGTCTCTTATGAATACCATGATACTTACGTTGAAAATAGCTCCTTTAGTAAGTCAGAGGTTGAAACTGCTAAAGAAGTGTCTGGTGAAATAAGTGAGGATCTGGAGTTTGGTACTCCCACATCTGGCCGTTCCTGGGATTTCCTGAGCCGGAGTGACAGTCCTTACTCTGCATCATGTTCTAGTCGGGCATCCAATCGGCGTGAACCGTCGGTGGTTAAGGAAGCCAAAAGGCGGATTTTGGAGAGATGGTCGGTGGTATCGTCAACTGTTAGCGGTGAGGAAGAAAGGGGAGCACGTAGAAGTGTCGGCACTCTAGGTGAGATGCTCACAATCCCTGAAGGGAAAAAGGATCAGGAGGAGTGTGGGGGAATAACATTAGAGAGCAGATCGCCTGAGCTGGATACTGCAGATCCTTTCTCATGTTTGCCAAGGTCTCGGTCTCTTCCAGTTTCTTTGTCTTATGGAGGCAGGGAGTCGAACAGAGTTGCCGTTGGTTCTCaggaagctgacaatgaaaaaagTAGGAAGTCATCATCATTCAGGGAAAGAGTTTCCAGCCTGTTCTCTAAAAACAAGAAATCAGCTCGGGAGAAGTTAGGTCCACCTGGAGTTTTGTCTGCTAATAATACACTCAAGAATGGAAGTGCCATGGCTATTAGTGATGGTAGTGAAGGCTCTAGCCATTTTACACTGGAGAATCCACATAAAACTACTTTGCTTGATGCTGATGAGGATGCTCTGCAAAGAATCATGGCTAGTTCTTGTCACACTAATAATGTGGCCAGCATCCCTGCCAAG GGTGTTTCTCCTTTGCCAAGTCTTGGTGTCCCAGGATTCTTTGGTGAGTCTCAAGAGCAACCAAGCCCTGTGTCCGTACTGGACCCGGATGGACCGTTTCTCTGTGATAACAATAGGAGGCTACTGTACTCAACTGAAAATTTCATCACCGCATCCCCAC AAATCGTGTCCAGGTCTCCACATATCGGATCATTTTCAAGATCCTTGTCATGGGAAGATCCCCCATCAGAAGTGATGTCACCAAATTCTTTGAGACTAGCAAGGCTTTTCTCCAAGGCTGATGATGATCAAGACTCGTTGACGATTATCCAGAAGCTAGTCTCCTCAGCTGGCATGGATAGAAAAAGTTGCGTATTAGCCAGCCCTCTGGACCCAAGGTTGCTTGAGAAgttgtcagatcaccaagcagagGAGATCAAGTCGAGGGAAAAGCGGTCAAAAGAGAGGCTTCTCTTTGATGCCGTCAATGAGGCGCTCACCGAGCTTACTTGGACAACAGAACTGTCCGCGTACCCATGGGGCCGGACATTTTGTTCGCAACGCAAAGATCGTGATGATGATTCCTCCTGTAACTCCGCCGCCGATGAAATTTGGCGGGTTATAAGGAACTGGTCGATACTCGACAAGTATCCGCCCGGCGAAGTCATCGAGAGGAACCTTCTGCTGGAGATGATCCTGAAGAGGGAGGTGGTGGAGACCGCCACCGCCGACACGACGCGGCTAGAGACGTTTGAAGTCTGCGCCATGGTTTGCACGGTGGTTTTGGAGGACCTGCTTGAGGAGGCCCTTGTAGATTTGACTAACAGCACCTAG